A stretch of the Polaribacter pacificus genome encodes the following:
- a CDS encoding DUF6341 family protein encodes MIASNIFRLIGDFFTWAFGPFQALRLGDFGWWASNIVNWLFILVGFVLFAYWMKESKRFQKEGIEDSAE; translated from the coding sequence ATGATAGCAAGCAATATTTTTAGACTCATTGGAGACTTTTTTACATGGGCTTTTGGTCCTTTTCAAGCCTTACGCTTAGGTGATTTTGGATGGTGGGCTTCGAATATAGTAAACTGGCTGTTTATTTTAGTTGGTTTTGTTCTATTTGCTTATTGGATGAAAGAATCAAAACGTTTTCAAAAAGAAGGCATCGAAGATTCTGCTGAATAA
- the trmB gene encoding tRNA (guanosine(46)-N7)-methyltransferase TrmB, which translates to MGSKNKLKRFNENETFSNVIQPKREELLNGFHLKGEWHTFFKNDHPIVLELGCGKGEYTIALAQKNPEKNFIGIDIKGARFWRGAKTALEEDLPNVAFIRTQIELVDLIFAEGEVDEIWITFPDPQIKYKRTKHRLTNSEFLKKYHHILKKDGCVNLKTDSEFMHGYTLGLLHGEGHEILHSNHDVYKNVYSPEEVTGTQTFYEKQYLEKGKPITYVKFRINYK; encoded by the coding sequence TTGGGAAGTAAAAACAAACTTAAACGTTTTAATGAAAATGAAACGTTTTCAAATGTTATTCAACCAAAAAGAGAAGAACTTTTAAACGGGTTTCATCTTAAAGGTGAATGGCATACTTTTTTTAAAAACGATCATCCGATTGTTTTAGAATTAGGCTGCGGTAAAGGTGAATACACTATTGCTTTGGCTCAAAAAAATCCAGAAAAAAACTTTATTGGAATCGATATTAAAGGTGCTCGCTTTTGGCGTGGTGCAAAAACTGCACTTGAAGAAGACTTGCCTAATGTTGCCTTTATTCGAACTCAAATAGAACTGGTTGATTTGATTTTTGCTGAGGGAGAAGTTGATGAGATCTGGATTACCTTTCCCGATCCACAGATTAAATACAAACGCACCAAGCATCGACTTACAAATTCTGAGTTTTTAAAAAAATACCACCACATCTTAAAAAAAGACGGCTGTGTTAATTTAAAAACGGACAGCGAATTTATGCACGGGTACACCTTGGGCTTATTACATGGTGAAGGGCATGAAATATTGCACTCAAACCACGACGTCTACAAAAACGTTTACAGTCCTGAAGAAGTTACAGGTACACAAACATTTTACGAAAAACAATACTTAGAAAAAGGAAAACCCATAACTTACGTTAAATTTAGAATCAACTATAAATAA
- a CDS encoding MGMT family protein, with protein sequence MKSSDNFFEKCYQVARLIPYGRVTSYGAIATYLGAARSARMVGWAMNNSHNQTDEVPAHRVVNRKGLLTGKQHFEGTNLMQQLLESEGIVVLDNQIQNFDQVFWNPSEELL encoded by the coding sequence ATGAAAAGCTCAGATAATTTTTTCGAAAAATGCTATCAAGTGGCACGATTGATCCCTTATGGTAGAGTAACCAGTTACGGGGCAATTGCAACTTATTTAGGGGCTGCAAGATCTGCAAGAATGGTTGGTTGGGCAATGAACAACTCACACAATCAAACGGATGAAGTTCCTGCTCATCGTGTTGTTAACAGAAAAGGATTACTTACTGGGAAACAGCATTTTGAAGGCACCAACCTTATGCAACAACTTTTAGAAAGCGAAGGAATTGTGGTCTTAGACAATCAGATTCAAAACTTTGATCAGGTTTTTTGGAACCCCAGTGAAGAATTGCTATAA
- a CDS encoding Mrp/NBP35 family ATP-binding protein, with the protein MSFTKQDIYTALESITAPGEGKSLVENKNISNIVAFGNEVVVDVRINNPTLQAKKRVESDIKKAIHQHVGDSIDVKVNVKVEAASKENPNQIKGKEIPNIKNIIAIASGKGGVGKSTITANTAVSLAKMGFSVGVLDADIYGPSMHLMFDVEKEKPVSVTVDGRSKMKPIESYGVKLLSLGFFTNPNQAVIWRGPMASKALNQLIFDADWGELDFLLIDLPPGTGDVHLSIVQALPINGAVVVSTPQNIALADAKKGVAMFQQESINVPVLGIVENMSYFTPEELPDNKYYIFGKDGAKNLAEDIQTQFLGEVPLVQSIREAGDVGHPVALQENTPLEKAFADITKEMLSQLLKRNANLPPTEVVRITTMSGCSTK; encoded by the coding sequence ATGAGTTTTACCAAGCAAGATATATACACCGCATTAGAAAGCATCACTGCTCCAGGAGAAGGAAAGAGTCTAGTAGAAAATAAAAACATCAGCAATATTGTTGCTTTTGGCAATGAAGTTGTAGTAGATGTTCGCATTAACAACCCTACATTACAAGCAAAAAAACGCGTTGAAAGCGACATTAAAAAAGCAATTCATCAACATGTTGGTGATAGCATCGACGTAAAGGTGAATGTTAAAGTAGAAGCTGCTTCTAAAGAAAATCCAAATCAGATTAAAGGAAAAGAAATTCCAAATATAAAAAACATCATTGCCATCGCTTCTGGTAAAGGAGGAGTTGGTAAATCTACCATCACAGCAAATACAGCTGTTTCATTAGCTAAAATGGGATTTAGTGTAGGTGTTTTAGATGCCGATATTTACGGCCCATCGATGCATTTAATGTTTGATGTAGAAAAAGAAAAACCAGTCTCGGTTACTGTAGATGGAAGATCTAAAATGAAACCTATTGAAAGTTATGGCGTAAAATTACTGTCTTTAGGCTTTTTTACCAATCCAAACCAGGCAGTTATTTGGCGTGGACCCATGGCTTCTAAAGCTTTAAATCAATTGATTTTTGATGCAGATTGGGGTGAGTTAGACTTCTTACTAATTGATTTGCCTCCAGGAACAGGAGATGTACATTTATCCATAGTTCAGGCCCTTCCTATTAACGGAGCTGTGGTAGTAAGCACGCCACAAAACATTGCTTTAGCTGATGCCAAAAAAGGAGTTGCCATGTTTCAACAAGAAAGTATCAATGTTCCTGTATTGGGAATCGTAGAAAACATGTCTTATTTTACTCCAGAAGAGTTACCAGACAATAAATATTATATCTTTGGAAAAGATGGAGCTAAAAATTTAGCCGAGGATATACAAACTCAATTTTTGGGAGAGGTTCCCTTAGTGCAAAGTATTCGAGAAGCAGGAGATGTTGGACATCCAGTTGCCTTACAAGAGAACACGCCTCTAGAAAAAGCTTTTGCTGACATCACCAAAGAAATGCTTTCTCAATTATTAAAAAGAAATGCAAATTTACCACCTACAGAAGTTGTTAGAATTACAACGATGAGTGGATGTAGTACTAAATAA
- a CDS encoding NifU family protein: MTVQETTDNVEKALEEIRPFLISDGGNIKLLSIENNIVKVQLEGACTGCSVNQMTLKNGVEATIKKYAPQIEEVINVA, encoded by the coding sequence ATGACTGTACAAGAAACAACAGACAATGTAGAAAAGGCACTAGAAGAAATTCGTCCTTTTTTAATTAGTGATGGTGGCAATATAAAACTGCTATCAATCGAAAATAATATTGTAAAAGTTCAATTAGAAGGCGCTTGTACAGGCTGTTCCGTTAATCAAATGACCTTGAAAAACGGCGTAGAAGCTACCATCAAAAAATATGCACCCCAAATAGAAGAAGTTATTAATGTTGCTTAA
- a CDS encoding NAD(P)/FAD-dependent oxidoreductase produces MITTDILIIGAGPTGLFTVFEAGLLKLRCHLIDALPQAGGQCSEIYPKKPIYDIPAYPEILAGDLTDKLLEQIKQFEPGFTLGERAETIEKQEDGSFVVTTNKGTQHKAPIVAIAGGLGSFEPRKPPIPQIEKFEDKGVEYMIREPELYRDKDVVISGGGDSALDWSIFLTDVAKSVTLIHRRNEFRGALDSVEKVQELKNSGKINLITPAEVVDIVGESKLTGVVVKQKDKENFILEADHFIPLFGLSPKLGPIANWGLEIEKNAIKVNNALDYQTNIPGIYAIGDVNTYPGKLKLILCGFHEATLMCQSAYQRIFPNKKYVMKYTTVGGVDGFDGTRKEAPKAVIKSID; encoded by the coding sequence ATGATAACCACAGACATACTCATCATAGGCGCTGGCCCTACAGGATTATTCACTGTTTTTGAAGCAGGATTACTAAAACTAAGATGTCATTTAATTGACGCACTACCTCAGGCAGGTGGTCAATGTTCTGAAATTTATCCAAAAAAACCCATTTATGATATCCCTGCATATCCAGAAATTTTAGCCGGTGACCTTACCGATAAACTACTAGAGCAGATAAAGCAATTTGAACCTGGGTTTACCTTAGGAGAACGCGCTGAAACCATAGAAAAGCAAGAAGATGGTAGCTTTGTAGTAACCACCAATAAAGGAACTCAGCACAAAGCACCAATTGTTGCAATTGCTGGAGGATTAGGAAGTTTTGAACCTCGTAAACCTCCCATTCCTCAAATTGAAAAATTTGAAGACAAAGGTGTTGAATACATGATCCGAGAGCCAGAATTGTACCGCGATAAAGATGTTGTTATTTCTGGAGGAGGAGACTCTGCTTTGGATTGGTCAATCTTTTTAACGGATGTTGCAAAAAGTGTTACCCTAATCCATAGAAGAAATGAGTTTAGAGGAGCACTTGATTCTGTAGAAAAAGTTCAAGAATTAAAAAACTCAGGAAAAATCAATTTGATTACTCCCGCAGAAGTGGTAGACATCGTTGGTGAATCAAAGCTAACGGGCGTGGTCGTAAAACAGAAAGACAAAGAAAACTTTATTTTAGAAGCGGATCATTTTATCCCGCTATTTGGCTTGTCTCCAAAACTTGGACCCATCGCAAATTGGGGCTTAGAAATAGAAAAAAATGCCATTAAGGTAAACAACGCCTTGGACTATCAAACCAACATTCCTGGCATCTATGCCATTGGTGATGTAAATACCTATCCAGGAAAATTAAAATTAATTTTGTGTGGATTTCACGAGGCAACCTTGATGTGTCAAAGTGCATATCAACGAATCTTCCCAAACAAAAAATACGTAATGAAATACACCACAGTTGGTGGTGTTGATGGTTTTGATGGGACCCGAAAAGAGGCTCCAAAAGCAGTTATAAAAAGTATCGATTAA
- a CDS encoding 2Fe-2S iron-sulfur cluster-binding protein: MEQDITLKIKDREGVLHEILAPTDMAMNLMEVVRSYELAPEGTIGICGGMAMCASCQCYVESDHELPEMGPDEDMMLAEAFHVKENSRLGCQIQITPEMDGLEIELAPES, translated from the coding sequence TTGGAACAAGACATTACCCTAAAAATAAAAGACAGAGAAGGTGTTCTACACGAAATTTTAGCTCCCACAGACATGGCAATGAACCTGATGGAAGTAGTTAGATCTTATGAGCTTGCTCCAGAAGGAACCATCGGCATTTGTGGAGGAATGGCCATGTGTGCTTCATGTCAATGCTATGTAGAGTCTGATCATGAATTACCAGAAATGGGGCCTGATGAAGACATGATGCTTGCAGAGGCTTTTCACGTAAAAGAAAACAGTCGTTTGGGCTGTCAAATTCAAATCACTCCAGAGATGGATGGTCTAGAGATAGAATTAGCTCCAGAATCTTAA
- a CDS encoding homogentisate 1,2-dioxygenase, with protein MPFYHHLGKIPPKRHTQFRKPNGDLYYEQLFGTIGFDGMSTNSYHEQRPTMVKEIRKQYSVKPKIAKANNIQSYRLRGFQVAPENDYLDSRKVMLTNADCNIILAAPKESTKDYFYKNTDADEVLFIHKGSGKLRTHLGNIDFKYGDYLVIPRGIIYKLDFDTQDNRLFIVESYQPVYTPKRYRNWFGQLLEHAPFCERDIRRPSELETHNETGEFIMKVKKQGDIIEMVYASHPFDVVGYDGFNYPYAFSIHDFEPITGRIHQPPPVHQTFETSAFVICSFVPRLYDYHPDSIPAPYNHSNIDSDEVLYYVDGEFMSRNDIAPGHISLHPAGIPHGPHPGATERSIGQTKTEELAVMVDTFKPLQVTEEAMKIADDDYYKSWLE; from the coding sequence ATGCCTTTTTATCATCATTTAGGAAAAATACCACCCAAACGTCATACTCAATTTAGAAAACCAAATGGCGATTTGTACTACGAACAATTGTTTGGTACTATTGGATTTGACGGAATGTCTACCAACTCGTATCACGAGCAAAGACCAACCATGGTCAAAGAAATCAGAAAACAATATTCTGTAAAGCCAAAAATTGCGAAAGCAAATAACATACAATCTTACCGTCTTAGAGGTTTTCAGGTAGCACCGGAAAACGATTATCTTGATAGTAGAAAAGTAATGTTAACCAACGCTGATTGTAACATTATTTTAGCCGCACCAAAAGAATCTACCAAAGATTATTTTTACAAAAATACCGATGCAGACGAAGTATTGTTTATCCATAAGGGTAGCGGAAAACTAAGAACTCATTTAGGAAATATTGATTTTAAATACGGAGACTATTTAGTGATTCCAAGAGGAATCATTTACAAATTAGACTTTGATACTCAAGACAATCGTCTTTTTATTGTAGAGTCCTACCAACCTGTTTATACTCCAAAAAGATACCGCAACTGGTTTGGTCAGCTTTTAGAGCATGCACCATTCTGTGAGCGAGACATTAGAAGGCCTTCTGAACTTGAAACCCATAATGAAACTGGAGAGTTTATTATGAAAGTAAAAAAGCAAGGCGACATTATAGAAATGGTCTATGCAAGTCATCCTTTTGATGTGGTAGGCTATGATGGATTTAATTATCCGTATGCATTTTCTATTCATGATTTTGAACCCATTACAGGTCGCATACATCAACCGCCTCCAGTACATCAAACATTTGAAACCAGTGCTTTTGTAATCTGTAGTTTTGTACCAAGACTCTATGATTACCACCCAGATTCTATCCCTGCGCCATACAATCACAGCAATATAGATTCTGATGAAGTTCTCTACTATGTTGATGGTGAGTTTATGAGTAGAAACGATATTGCTCCTGGACATATTTCATTACACCCTGCGGGAATCCCACATGGTCCCCACCCTGGAGCGACAGAAAGAAGTATTGGTCAAACCAAAACAGAAGAATTGGCCGTTATGGTAGATACTTTTAAGCCTTTACAAGTAACAGAAGAAGCTATGAAAATAGCCGACGACGATTATTATAAATCTTGGCTTGAGTAG
- a CDS encoding four helix bundle protein encodes MKRHNYKNLKIWNLGIEIVDDVFKITDSFPIEEKFGLISQINRCSISIPSNIAEGSSRTSKSFSHFIDVSLGSSFELETQLIIAYKRKYITEKQLKTFEEKLAEFQMMTMSFQNKL; translated from the coding sequence ATGAAAAGACATAATTACAAAAACCTTAAAATTTGGAATTTAGGTATTGAAATTGTAGATGATGTTTTTAAAATAACTGATTCATTTCCAATAGAAGAAAAGTTTGGGTTAATTTCACAAATCAATAGATGTTCTATTTCTATTCCAAGTAATATTGCAGAAGGATCATCTAGAACAAGTAAATCTTTCTCTCACTTTATCGATGTCTCTTTAGGTTCTTCGTTTGAACTTGAAACACAATTAATAATAGCATATAAAAGAAAATATATTACAGAAAAACAATTAAAAACATTTGAAGAAAAACTAGCAGAGTTCCAAATGATGACTATGAGTTTTCAAAACAAACTATAG
- the hppD gene encoding 4-hydroxyphenylpyruvate dioxygenase, with protein sequence MSKKEIKSVNYGLEKIFEGAQDFLPLLGTDYVEFYVGNAKQAAHFYKTAFGFQSLAYKGLETGSKDSVSYVLVQDKIRLMLTTPLNSKSPINDHIVKHGDGVKIIALWVEDARSAYEETTKRGAKSYLEPTVESDEFGEVVKAGIYTYGETVHMFVERKNYTGTFMPGFKKWESDYNPTPVGLKYIDHMVGNVGWNQMDVWVKWYEDVMGFENFLSFDDKQIHTEYSALMSKVMSNGNGSIKFPINEPAKAAKRSQIEEYLDFYEGSGVQHIAVATDDIIETVSQLKARGIEFLPPPPQAYYDDIPNRLGEHRDMMKEDIGELQKLSIMIDADEEGYLLQIFTKPVEDRPTLFFEIIQRMGARGFGAGNFKALFESIEREQEKRGTL encoded by the coding sequence ATGAGTAAAAAAGAAATAAAATCAGTAAACTACGGTTTAGAAAAAATATTTGAAGGGGCACAAGACTTTTTGCCTTTATTAGGAACAGACTATGTAGAATTTTATGTAGGGAATGCAAAACAAGCTGCACACTTTTATAAGACTGCTTTTGGATTTCAATCTCTAGCCTACAAAGGTCTAGAAACAGGATCAAAAGACAGTGTAAGTTATGTGTTAGTGCAAGATAAGATTCGCTTAATGCTAACCACACCGTTAAATAGCAAATCACCTATTAATGATCATATCGTCAAGCATGGTGATGGTGTAAAAATAATTGCTCTTTGGGTAGAAGATGCCAGAAGTGCCTACGAAGAAACTACCAAACGCGGTGCAAAATCATATTTAGAGCCTACTGTTGAGTCGGATGAATTTGGTGAAGTTGTTAAGGCTGGAATCTATACCTATGGAGAAACAGTTCATATGTTTGTTGAGCGCAAGAACTACACAGGAACTTTTATGCCTGGATTTAAAAAATGGGAATCAGACTACAACCCTACACCAGTTGGGTTAAAATACATTGACCATATGGTTGGGAACGTAGGTTGGAACCAAATGGATGTTTGGGTTAAATGGTATGAAGATGTAATGGGGTTTGAAAACTTTTTATCTTTTGATGACAAGCAAATTCACACGGAGTATTCTGCCTTAATGAGTAAGGTAATGAGCAACGGTAATGGCAGTATTAAATTTCCAATTAATGAACCTGCCAAAGCTGCAAAACGTTCTCAAATTGAAGAATATTTAGATTTTTACGAAGGTTCTGGTGTTCAACACATTGCAGTAGCAACTGATGATATTATAGAAACCGTAAGTCAATTAAAAGCTCGTGGAATTGAATTTTTACCTCCACCGCCTCAAGCATATTACGATGATATTCCAAATCGTTTAGGAGAGCACAGAGACATGATGAAAGAAGATATTGGCGAATTGCAGAAATTATCAATTATGATTGATGCAGATGAAGAAGGCTATCTATTACAAATCTTCACTAAGCCTGTAGAAGACAGACCTACACTTTTCTTTGAGATCATTCAAAGAATGGGTGCTCGTGGTTTTGGCGCCGGTAATTTTAAAGCTTTATTTGAGTCTATAGAAAGAGAACAAGAAAAAAGAGGTACTTTATAA
- a CDS encoding tryptophan 2,3-dioxygenase family protein — translation MEKEELLKALEAKYEKLGVPLNSMLEGLLWSTPITYWDYIQTDALLGLQIPRTTEKDEMVFIMYHQVNELLFKMVLWEIDQISLSKETVSAEKFSKHLMRISRYFDMLCNSFEVMAEGMDVDQYLKFRNTLTPASGFQSAQYRKIEFASTELINLIDVRYRDSIDRNSSFKNAFDHLYWQAAGKDHKTGKKSTLINLFEKKYMGDFIDFMEDYNECNLSKKFKQLPEEFQKDPNLIKAMRHYDYTVNVKWVMAHYNAAGKYLGGGDKDLEATGGSSWRKYMHPKFQRRIFFPYLWSNDELKNWGTF, via the coding sequence ATGGAAAAAGAAGAATTACTAAAGGCTTTAGAAGCAAAATACGAGAAACTGGGCGTTCCTTTAAACAGCATGCTTGAAGGCTTATTGTGGAGCACCCCAATTACGTATTGGGATTATATTCAAACCGACGCCTTACTAGGTCTTCAGATTCCGAGAACAACTGAAAAAGACGAAATGGTCTTTATCATGTACCACCAAGTAAACGAGTTGCTTTTTAAAATGGTTTTATGGGAGATTGATCAAATTTCACTTTCTAAAGAAACTGTTTCTGCAGAGAAATTCTCAAAACACCTAATGAGAATTAGCAGGTATTTTGACATGCTTTGCAATTCTTTTGAAGTAATGGCAGAGGGTATGGATGTGGATCAATACTTAAAGTTTAGAAACACTCTAACACCTGCAAGTGGTTTTCAGAGTGCTCAATACAGAAAAATAGAATTTGCTTCTACGGAGCTTATCAACTTGATTGATGTGCGTTACCGAGATAGCATCGATAGAAATTCATCTTTTAAAAATGCCTTTGACCACTTGTATTGGCAGGCTGCAGGCAAAGACCATAAAACTGGGAAAAAATCGACGCTAATCAACTTGTTTGAAAAAAAGTATATGGGCGATTTTATTGATTTTATGGAAGATTACAACGAGTGCAATCTCTCTAAAAAATTTAAACAACTTCCAGAAGAATTTCAAAAAGATCCAAATCTAATTAAAGCCATGAGGCATTACGATTATACCGTCAATGTAAAGTGGGTGATGGCACACTACAATGCTGCAGGAAAATATCTGGGTGGAGGAGATAAAGATCTTGAAGCAACCGGTGGAAGTAGCTGGCGAAAATACATGCATCCCAAATTCCAACGAAGAATCTTTTTTCCATATTTATGGAGTAATGATGAACTAAAAAATTGGGGAACATTCTAA
- a CDS encoding DUF3108 domain-containing protein, with product MKKNILLFLALLYIGFGHAQETTTVFKKGEWLRFKMSYSGFLRAGSATLSVDEAIINDKEVFHVTGKGWTSGVIKWFFKVDDTYESFFNKETIQPYVFIRNINEGGYIINRKINFDYSNNIATTQDFKSGTTSSASIEDIQDMLSAFYYLRTQNLENLNEGDEIGLNMFIDGETFPFKLRFLGTEFLKTSFGKVKTLLFRPMVQAGRIFKANESVTIWITADANKIPIKLKASLAVGSLRAELEAYKGLANSFEIIYD from the coding sequence ATGAAAAAAAATATCCTCCTCTTTCTCGCTTTATTATATATAGGTTTTGGACACGCTCAAGAAACAACAACTGTTTTTAAAAAAGGTGAATGGCTACGATTTAAAATGAGCTATAGCGGTTTTTTAAGAGCTGGTAGCGCAACTCTTAGTGTGGATGAAGCAATTATTAATGACAAAGAAGTATTTCATGTTACAGGAAAAGGATGGACTTCTGGTGTAATCAAATGGTTTTTTAAGGTAGATGACACGTACGAGTCCTTTTTTAACAAAGAAACCATTCAACCTTATGTGTTTATAAGAAACATCAATGAGGGAGGTTATATTATTAATCGTAAAATAAATTTTGATTACTCTAACAATATAGCCACAACTCAAGATTTTAAATCAGGAACAACTTCATCTGCAAGCATTGAAGACATCCAAGATATGCTCTCAGCTTTTTATTACTTAAGGACTCAAAATTTAGAGAATTTAAACGAAGGAGATGAGATAGGACTTAATATGTTTATAGACGGAGAAACCTTTCCTTTTAAATTGCGCTTTTTAGGTACTGAGTTTTTAAAGACCTCTTTTGGCAAGGTTAAAACTCTGCTATTTAGACCCATGGTTCAGGCTGGTAGGATTTTTAAAGCCAATGAAAGTGTTACCATCTGGATAACTGCTGATGCGAATAAAATTCCTATCAAGTTAAAAGCATCTTTAGCAGTAGGTTCTTTACGCGCAGAATTAGAAGCCTATAAAGGTCTTGCAAATTCTTTTGAAATTATATACGATTAA
- a CDS encoding peptidoglycan DD-metalloendopeptidase family protein, with the protein MKNLLSIFSIVFLLVSCKSEITPPQNELSATVKVPKIVQKYGFKLDDYTVFHDTIKQGESFGVILDRYHVDYPIINKIATKVKDTFDVRMVRAGKPYIILASKDSTQKAQVFIYKNTKSIATVVEFNDSIIHSYKYRKEIKTVEKEAIGHIYSSFSESMDSLGINSNLMNEVADIYAWTLDFLKLQKGDSFKIVYEAQYIDDDTFVGYGKIKAAVFNHKGKDLYAYRFVPDPKKGIVEYYDEDGNMLRSQFLKSPIKFQYRISSRYNLTRKIALYNNKVKPHKGTDFAANYGTPIMATASGVVTESAYRKTGNGHYVKVKHNSTYTTQYLHMSRRNVKRGQYVKQGDIIGFVGSTGSSSGNHVCYRFWKNGRQVDPLKEKLPAAEPLKKEKRPTFFTHIKPLKTQLDNITYKKEIEELILPTTNIVAFQN; encoded by the coding sequence TTGAAAAATTTATTGTCCATCTTTTCAATTGTTTTTCTATTGGTTTCTTGTAAATCAGAAATTACACCACCACAAAATGAACTTAGCGCAACTGTAAAAGTGCCAAAAATTGTTCAGAAATACGGATTTAAACTGGATGATTACACAGTGTTTCATGACACTATCAAACAGGGAGAAAGTTTTGGCGTTATTTTAGATCGTTATCATGTGGATTACCCAATTATCAATAAAATTGCAACAAAAGTTAAAGACACTTTTGATGTTCGTATGGTAAGAGCCGGAAAACCATATATAATTTTAGCCTCAAAAGATTCAACTCAAAAAGCTCAAGTATTTATCTATAAAAACACTAAGTCAATTGCAACTGTTGTAGAGTTTAATGACTCGATTATACACAGCTACAAATATCGTAAAGAGATTAAAACTGTAGAAAAAGAAGCCATTGGTCATATTTATTCTAGCTTTTCAGAATCAATGGATAGTTTGGGGATTAATTCAAATTTAATGAATGAAGTTGCAGACATTTACGCTTGGACTTTAGATTTCTTAAAGCTTCAAAAAGGAGATAGTTTTAAGATTGTTTACGAAGCACAATATATAGATGATGATACTTTTGTTGGCTACGGAAAAATCAAAGCCGCTGTTTTTAACCATAAAGGTAAAGATTTGTATGCCTATCGTTTTGTTCCTGACCCTAAAAAAGGCATTGTAGAATATTATGATGAAGACGGAAACATGCTACGAAGTCAATTCTTAAAATCACCTATTAAGTTTCAATATAGAATTTCATCTCGATACAACTTAACCCGAAAAATTGCCCTTTACAACAACAAGGTAAAGCCACATAAAGGTACTGATTTCGCGGCCAATTACGGTACTCCAATCATGGCAACTGCCAGCGGAGTTGTAACTGAATCAGCCTACAGAAAAACCGGAAATGGGCATTATGTTAAGGTTAAACACAACAGCACATACACTACTCAGTATTTACATATGAGTAGAAGAAATGTAAAACGAGGGCAGTACGTAAAACAAGGTGACATTATTGGTTTTGTAGGCTCTACTGGAAGCAGCAGCGGAAACCATGTGTGCTATCGCTTCTGGAAAAATGGACGCCAAGTAGATCCACTTAAAGAGAAACTACCTGCCGCTGAACCCCTTAAAAAGGAAAAAAGACCTACCTTTTTCACCCACATTAAACCTCTAAAAACACAATTAGACAACATTACTTATAAAAAAGAAATAGAAGAGTTGATATTGCCTACAACAAACATTGTCGCTTTTCAAAACTAA